The following proteins are encoded in a genomic region of Toxotes jaculatrix isolate fToxJac2 chromosome 3, fToxJac2.pri, whole genome shotgun sequence:
- the LOC121179738 gene encoding uncharacterized protein LOC121179738 isoform X4, which yields MDGRRRKYTAPGSEFNIPSRTRRYWKRRKLTEAINMHQSNQETQNLDQDSDPDSGSEDAHDGAEIHQNQNQNSSDNDSDSGSEDANDNEITLNLDQDSSEYNSDSGSENTHDGGEIHNEDSSDNRSEDAHEGDDITSLHTNPESDELPPNLSQTTESSVFSYEDSVDFGVFEPLWLSFTDSESIASGEEDSTDKSVTEESHLGAPINERFPPVNDEPLYTGSQLSKAQSFLLILSYALRHSLTGVALSDLLDLINIHCPENVLTSKYLFLKELNPIQGHLECHIYCPNCEYYIGDQVTEGSCSVCNSAWDRNSSLKNGNFFLYLPIHTQLEHLLQREDIACCLKSGNGTCNPETYDDICCGKMYHSLNKAGGPLDSPHAFSLTLNCDGVPVFKSSQYGIWPLQGMVNELPYLVRKENVLLFGLWFGTKKPNVNTFLKPFTQECQSLSTVGFKLHRNNSVNHCRVIAAVIMCDSVARPILQNMTQFNGHYGCSLCLHPGEQVPKGNGTVRVYPYKHVPKRDHASTLTDAREAVRTGQSVKGIKGPTCLVNIPHFDIISGMPPDHMHNVHLGVVRQMASMWLDSEHHEEPYYIGNRIPELDHQLLRIKPPCNITRVPRSFQQRKFWKASEWQNWLLFYSIFVLKGILPHAFYQHWLILVTFMFLLCKDTVTSEGLKRCEKLVVEFVKQFETLYGKENVSFNVHLCLHLPDSVRNWGPLWAHSGYIFESFNGEILKMFHGTQCVPLQIMKQFTYRQVLPLLKKNALTNAVPRCIQLYNNLTGEKKLKLFERVADQVVTLGLHYVRKLTKEEVLAMREKLSVTTDTVVKIFSRTLVKGELYYSEQFTRVMKRNSFTVLLDNGHIITVYYYIVVERLDNRKCFAVGKQYDKSHSFVFLDNVVSLKRVLQGRKQVFDVMKFNRKCMLVDLPQYANLYACVPPRFSVED from the exons ATGGAcggaaggaggagaaaatacaCGGCTCCTGGTTCAGAATTCAATATTCCATCAAGAACAAGGAGATACTGGAAAAGGAG GAAACTGACTGAGGCCATCAACATGCATCAGTCAAACCAGGAAACG CAGAACCTGGATCAGGATTCTGACCCTGACAGTGGCTCAGAAGACGCACATGATGGGGCTGAGATTCAT CAGAACCAGAATCAAAATTCCTCTGACAACGACTCTGACAGTGGCTCAGAAGACGCAAATGATAATGAGATTACT CTAAACCTAGATCAGGATTCCTCTGAGTACAACTCTGACAGTggctcagaaaacacacatgatgGTGGGGAGATTCAT AATGAGGATTCCTCTGACAACAGATCTGAAGATGCACATGAAGGTGATGACATTACA AGCCTGCACACCAACCCTGAATCTGATGAACTGCCACCAAATTTGAGCCAAACAACAGAGTCATCAGTCTTCAGTTATGAGGACAGTGTCGATTTTGGTGTGTTTGAACCACTGTGGCTGTCTTTTACTGACTCTGAATCCATTGCCAGTGGAGAAGAAGACAGCACTGACAAGTCAGTAACTGAAGAATCACATTTAGGAGCACCCATTAATGAAAGGTTTCCTCCAGTAAACGATGAGCCACTTTACACAGGCTCACAACTATCCAAAGCTCAGAGTTTTTTACTTATACTTTCATATGCTTTGAGACACTCACTTACTGGTGTGGCCCTGTCTGATCTTTTAGATTTGATTAATATCCATTGTCCAGAAAATGTTCTAACTTCAAAGTATCTGTTCTTAAAAGAGCTTAACCCAATACAAGGTCACCTAGAATGTCACATATACTGTCCCAATTGTGAGTATTACATTGGTGACCAAGTCACTGAAGGGAGCTGTTCTGTATGTAACTCTGCATGGGATAGAAACAGCTCACTGAAGAATGGAAATTTCTTCCTGTACTTACCCATCCATACACAACTGGAACATCTTCTTCAAAGAGAAGATATAGCATGTTGTCTTAAGTCAGGAAATGGTACATGTAATCCAGAAACTTATGATGACATATGTTGTGGTAAAATGTATCATAGTCTGAACAAAGCTGGTGGCCCACTAGATAGTCCTCATGCATTCTCCTTAACATTAAATTGTGATGGAGTTCCAGTATTCAAATCATCCCAGTATGGAATCTGGCCATTACAAGGGATGGTAAATGAACTTCCTTATCTTGTCCGCAAAGAGAATGTTTTACTATTTGGCCTATGGTTTGGTACTAAAAAGCCGAatgttaacacatttttaaaaccattCACTCAAGAGTGTCAGTCACTGTCAACTGTTGGCTTCaagttacacagaaacaactctgtGAATCATTGTAGAGTGATAGCAGCTGTTATAATGTGTGATTCAGTTGCCAGGCCCATTCTGCAAAACATGACCCAATTTAATGGTCATTACGGGTGCAGCCTTTGCTTACATCCTGGTGAACAAGTTCCAAAGGGAAATGGAACTGTTAGGGTTTATCCATACAAACATGTTCCAAAAAGGGATCATGCTTCAACCCTAACTGATGCAAGAGAAGCTGTGCGTACCGGACAATCCGTGAAAGGCATTAAAGGGCCTACATGTCTTGTCAACATCCCACACTTTGACATTATATCTGGAATGCCTCCTGACCATATGCATAATGTACATCTTGGAGTTGTTAGGCAAATGGCAAGCATGTGGCTGGATAGTGAACACCATGAGGAGCCATATTATATTGGTAATCGTATTCCTGAGCTCGACCACCAACTCTTGAGAATTAAACCACCTTGCAATATCACCCGAGTGCCCCGCTCTTTTCAGCAAAGGAAGTTCTGGAAAGCTAGTGAATGGCAGAACTGGTTACTTTTTTATAGCATCTTTGTGCTAAAGGGAATACTACCACATGCATTTTACCAGCACTGGTTAATCCTTGTCACCTTCATGTTCTTGCTTTGTAAAGACACTGTCACATCAGAGGGGttaaaaagatgtgaaaaacTAGTTGTTGAGTTTGTCAAACAGTTTGAAACACTGTATGGAAaggaaaatgtgtcatttaaCGTACATTTATGTCTTCATTTGCCAGACTCTGTGAGAAATTGGGGACCTTTGTGGGCACATTCAGGATATATTTTTGAGTCTTTTAATGGGGAAATACTGAAGATGTTTCATGGCACCCAATGTGTTCCATTACAAATAATGAAACAATTCACATACAGACAAGTGTTGCctcttctgaaaaaaaatgcactgacaAATGCTGTGCCTAGATGTATACAGCTGTACAACAACTTGACTGGTGAAAAAAAGCTGAAGCTTTTTGAAAGAGTAGCAGATCAAGTTGTTACACTTGGTTTACACTATGTACGAAAACTTACTAAAGAAGAAGTACTGGCTATGAGAGAGAAACTTTCAGTCACCACGGATACAGTAGTGAAAATATTCAGTAGAACTTTAGTCAAAGGAGAACTGTATTACTCGGAGCAGTTCACTAGAGTAATGAAAAGGAATagcttcactgttttgttgGATAATGGACACATAATCACTGTGTATTATTACATTGTGGTAGAAAGACTGgataacagaaaatgttttgctgttGGAAAACAGTATGACAAAtcacacagttttgtgtttttagacaATGTAGTTAGCTTGAAAAGAGTGTTACAGGGCAGGAAACAGGTTTTTGATGTGATGAAATTCAATAGGAAATGTATGTTAGTTGATCTGCCACAGTATGCCAACCTTTATGCATGTGTACCTCCACGTTTCAGTGTGGAGGACTGA
- the LOC121179738 gene encoding uncharacterized protein LOC121179738 isoform X1 encodes MDGRRRKYTAPGSEFNIPSRTRRYWKRRKLTEAINMHQSNQETQNLDQDSDPDSGSEDAHDGAEIHQNQNQNSSDNDSDSGSEDANDNEITLNLDQDSSEYNSDSGSENTHDGGEIHQNEDSSDNRSEDAHEGDDITSLHTNPESDELPPNLSQTTESSVFSYEDSVDFGVFEPLWLSFTDSESIASGEEDSTDKSVTEESHLGAPINERFPPVNDEPLYTGSQLSKAQSFLLILSYALRHSLTGVALSDLLDLINIHCPENVLTSKYLFLKELNPIQGHLECHIYCPNCEYYIGDQVTEGSCSVCNSAWDRNSSLKNGNFFLYLPIHTQLEHLLQREDIACCLKSGNGTCNPETYDDICCGKMYHSLNKAGGPLDSPHAFSLTLNCDGVPVFKSSQYGIWPLQGMVNELPYLVRKENVLLFGLWFGTKKPNVNTFLKPFTQECQSLSTVGFKLHRNNSVNHCRVIAAVIMCDSVARPILQNMTQFNGHYGCSLCLHPGEQVPKGNGTVRVYPYKHVPKRDHASTLTDAREAVRTGQSVKGIKGPTCLVNIPHFDIISGMPPDHMHNVHLGVVRQMASMWLDSEHHEEPYYIGNRIPELDHQLLRIKPPCNITRVPRSFQQRKFWKASEWQNWLLFYSIFVLKGILPHAFYQHWLILVTFMFLLCKDTVTSEGLKRCEKLVVEFVKQFETLYGKENVSFNVHLCLHLPDSVRNWGPLWAHSGYIFESFNGEILKMFHGTQCVPLQIMKQFTYRQVLPLLKKNALTNAVPRCIQLYNNLTGEKKLKLFERVADQVVTLGLHYVRKLTKEEVLAMREKLSVTTDTVVKIFSRTLVKGELYYSEQFTRVMKRNSFTVLLDNGHIITVYYYIVVERLDNRKCFAVGKQYDKSHSFVFLDNVVSLKRVLQGRKQVFDVMKFNRKCMLVDLPQYANLYACVPPRFSVED; translated from the exons ATGGAcggaaggaggagaaaatacaCGGCTCCTGGTTCAGAATTCAATATTCCATCAAGAACAAGGAGATACTGGAAAAGGAG GAAACTGACTGAGGCCATCAACATGCATCAGTCAAACCAGGAAACG CAGAACCTGGATCAGGATTCTGACCCTGACAGTGGCTCAGAAGACGCACATGATGGGGCTGAGATTCAT CAGAACCAGAATCAAAATTCCTCTGACAACGACTCTGACAGTGGCTCAGAAGACGCAAATGATAATGAGATTACT CTAAACCTAGATCAGGATTCCTCTGAGTACAACTCTGACAGTggctcagaaaacacacatgatgGTGGGGAGATTCAT CAGAATGAGGATTCCTCTGACAACAGATCTGAAGATGCACATGAAGGTGATGACATTACA AGCCTGCACACCAACCCTGAATCTGATGAACTGCCACCAAATTTGAGCCAAACAACAGAGTCATCAGTCTTCAGTTATGAGGACAGTGTCGATTTTGGTGTGTTTGAACCACTGTGGCTGTCTTTTACTGACTCTGAATCCATTGCCAGTGGAGAAGAAGACAGCACTGACAAGTCAGTAACTGAAGAATCACATTTAGGAGCACCCATTAATGAAAGGTTTCCTCCAGTAAACGATGAGCCACTTTACACAGGCTCACAACTATCCAAAGCTCAGAGTTTTTTACTTATACTTTCATATGCTTTGAGACACTCACTTACTGGTGTGGCCCTGTCTGATCTTTTAGATTTGATTAATATCCATTGTCCAGAAAATGTTCTAACTTCAAAGTATCTGTTCTTAAAAGAGCTTAACCCAATACAAGGTCACCTAGAATGTCACATATACTGTCCCAATTGTGAGTATTACATTGGTGACCAAGTCACTGAAGGGAGCTGTTCTGTATGTAACTCTGCATGGGATAGAAACAGCTCACTGAAGAATGGAAATTTCTTCCTGTACTTACCCATCCATACACAACTGGAACATCTTCTTCAAAGAGAAGATATAGCATGTTGTCTTAAGTCAGGAAATGGTACATGTAATCCAGAAACTTATGATGACATATGTTGTGGTAAAATGTATCATAGTCTGAACAAAGCTGGTGGCCCACTAGATAGTCCTCATGCATTCTCCTTAACATTAAATTGTGATGGAGTTCCAGTATTCAAATCATCCCAGTATGGAATCTGGCCATTACAAGGGATGGTAAATGAACTTCCTTATCTTGTCCGCAAAGAGAATGTTTTACTATTTGGCCTATGGTTTGGTACTAAAAAGCCGAatgttaacacatttttaaaaccattCACTCAAGAGTGTCAGTCACTGTCAACTGTTGGCTTCaagttacacagaaacaactctgtGAATCATTGTAGAGTGATAGCAGCTGTTATAATGTGTGATTCAGTTGCCAGGCCCATTCTGCAAAACATGACCCAATTTAATGGTCATTACGGGTGCAGCCTTTGCTTACATCCTGGTGAACAAGTTCCAAAGGGAAATGGAACTGTTAGGGTTTATCCATACAAACATGTTCCAAAAAGGGATCATGCTTCAACCCTAACTGATGCAAGAGAAGCTGTGCGTACCGGACAATCCGTGAAAGGCATTAAAGGGCCTACATGTCTTGTCAACATCCCACACTTTGACATTATATCTGGAATGCCTCCTGACCATATGCATAATGTACATCTTGGAGTTGTTAGGCAAATGGCAAGCATGTGGCTGGATAGTGAACACCATGAGGAGCCATATTATATTGGTAATCGTATTCCTGAGCTCGACCACCAACTCTTGAGAATTAAACCACCTTGCAATATCACCCGAGTGCCCCGCTCTTTTCAGCAAAGGAAGTTCTGGAAAGCTAGTGAATGGCAGAACTGGTTACTTTTTTATAGCATCTTTGTGCTAAAGGGAATACTACCACATGCATTTTACCAGCACTGGTTAATCCTTGTCACCTTCATGTTCTTGCTTTGTAAAGACACTGTCACATCAGAGGGGttaaaaagatgtgaaaaacTAGTTGTTGAGTTTGTCAAACAGTTTGAAACACTGTATGGAAaggaaaatgtgtcatttaaCGTACATTTATGTCTTCATTTGCCAGACTCTGTGAGAAATTGGGGACCTTTGTGGGCACATTCAGGATATATTTTTGAGTCTTTTAATGGGGAAATACTGAAGATGTTTCATGGCACCCAATGTGTTCCATTACAAATAATGAAACAATTCACATACAGACAAGTGTTGCctcttctgaaaaaaaatgcactgacaAATGCTGTGCCTAGATGTATACAGCTGTACAACAACTTGACTGGTGAAAAAAAGCTGAAGCTTTTTGAAAGAGTAGCAGATCAAGTTGTTACACTTGGTTTACACTATGTACGAAAACTTACTAAAGAAGAAGTACTGGCTATGAGAGAGAAACTTTCAGTCACCACGGATACAGTAGTGAAAATATTCAGTAGAACTTTAGTCAAAGGAGAACTGTATTACTCGGAGCAGTTCACTAGAGTAATGAAAAGGAATagcttcactgttttgttgGATAATGGACACATAATCACTGTGTATTATTACATTGTGGTAGAAAGACTGgataacagaaaatgttttgctgttGGAAAACAGTATGACAAAtcacacagttttgtgtttttagacaATGTAGTTAGCTTGAAAAGAGTGTTACAGGGCAGGAAACAGGTTTTTGATGTGATGAAATTCAATAGGAAATGTATGTTAGTTGATCTGCCACAGTATGCCAACCTTTATGCATGTGTACCTCCACGTTTCAGTGTGGAGGACTGA
- the LOC121179738 gene encoding clumping factor B-like isoform X8 encodes MDGRRRKYTAPGSEFNIPSRTRRYWKRRKLTEAINMHQSNQETQNLDQDSDPDSGSEDAHDGAEIHQNQNQNSSDNDSDSGSEDANDNEITLNLDQDSSEYNSDSGSENTHDGGEIHQNEDSSDNRSEDAHEEPAHQP; translated from the exons ATGGAcggaaggaggagaaaatacaCGGCTCCTGGTTCAGAATTCAATATTCCATCAAGAACAAGGAGATACTGGAAAAGGAG GAAACTGACTGAGGCCATCAACATGCATCAGTCAAACCAGGAAACG CAGAACCTGGATCAGGATTCTGACCCTGACAGTGGCTCAGAAGACGCACATGATGGGGCTGAGATTCAT CAGAACCAGAATCAAAATTCCTCTGACAACGACTCTGACAGTGGCTCAGAAGACGCAAATGATAATGAGATTACT CTAAACCTAGATCAGGATTCCTCTGAGTACAACTCTGACAGTggctcagaaaacacacatgatgGTGGGGAGATTCAT CAGAATGAGGATTCCTCTGACAACAGATCTGAAGATGCACATGAAG AGCCTGCACACCAACCCTGA
- the LOC121179738 gene encoding serine-aspartate repeat-containing protein C-like isoform X9, with protein MDGRRRKYTAPGSEFNIPSRTRRYWKRRKLTEAINMHQSNQETQNLDQDSDPDSGSEDAHDGAEIHQNQNQNSSDNDSDSGSEDANDNEITLNLDQDSSEYNSDSGSENTHDGGEIHNEDSSDNRSEDAHEEPAHQP; from the exons ATGGAcggaaggaggagaaaatacaCGGCTCCTGGTTCAGAATTCAATATTCCATCAAGAACAAGGAGATACTGGAAAAGGAG GAAACTGACTGAGGCCATCAACATGCATCAGTCAAACCAGGAAACG CAGAACCTGGATCAGGATTCTGACCCTGACAGTGGCTCAGAAGACGCACATGATGGGGCTGAGATTCAT CAGAACCAGAATCAAAATTCCTCTGACAACGACTCTGACAGTGGCTCAGAAGACGCAAATGATAATGAGATTACT CTAAACCTAGATCAGGATTCCTCTGAGTACAACTCTGACAGTggctcagaaaacacacatgatgGTGGGGAGATTCAT AATGAGGATTCCTCTGACAACAGATCTGAAGATGCACATGAAG AGCCTGCACACCAACCCTGA
- the LOC121179738 gene encoding uncharacterized protein LOC121179738 isoform X3 — translation MDGRRRKYTAPGSEFNIPSRTRRYWKRRKLTEAINMHQSNQETQNLDQDSDPDSGSEDAHDGAEIHNQNQNSSDNDSDSGSEDANDNEITLNLDQDSSEYNSDSGSENTHDGGEIHQNEDSSDNRSEDAHEGDDITSLHTNPESDELPPNLSQTTESSVFSYEDSVDFGVFEPLWLSFTDSESIASGEEDSTDKSVTEESHLGAPINERFPPVNDEPLYTGSQLSKAQSFLLILSYALRHSLTGVALSDLLDLINIHCPENVLTSKYLFLKELNPIQGHLECHIYCPNCEYYIGDQVTEGSCSVCNSAWDRNSSLKNGNFFLYLPIHTQLEHLLQREDIACCLKSGNGTCNPETYDDICCGKMYHSLNKAGGPLDSPHAFSLTLNCDGVPVFKSSQYGIWPLQGMVNELPYLVRKENVLLFGLWFGTKKPNVNTFLKPFTQECQSLSTVGFKLHRNNSVNHCRVIAAVIMCDSVARPILQNMTQFNGHYGCSLCLHPGEQVPKGNGTVRVYPYKHVPKRDHASTLTDAREAVRTGQSVKGIKGPTCLVNIPHFDIISGMPPDHMHNVHLGVVRQMASMWLDSEHHEEPYYIGNRIPELDHQLLRIKPPCNITRVPRSFQQRKFWKASEWQNWLLFYSIFVLKGILPHAFYQHWLILVTFMFLLCKDTVTSEGLKRCEKLVVEFVKQFETLYGKENVSFNVHLCLHLPDSVRNWGPLWAHSGYIFESFNGEILKMFHGTQCVPLQIMKQFTYRQVLPLLKKNALTNAVPRCIQLYNNLTGEKKLKLFERVADQVVTLGLHYVRKLTKEEVLAMREKLSVTTDTVVKIFSRTLVKGELYYSEQFTRVMKRNSFTVLLDNGHIITVYYYIVVERLDNRKCFAVGKQYDKSHSFVFLDNVVSLKRVLQGRKQVFDVMKFNRKCMLVDLPQYANLYACVPPRFSVED, via the exons ATGGAcggaaggaggagaaaatacaCGGCTCCTGGTTCAGAATTCAATATTCCATCAAGAACAAGGAGATACTGGAAAAGGAG GAAACTGACTGAGGCCATCAACATGCATCAGTCAAACCAGGAAACG CAGAACCTGGATCAGGATTCTGACCCTGACAGTGGCTCAGAAGACGCACATGATGGGGCTGAGATTCAT AACCAGAATCAAAATTCCTCTGACAACGACTCTGACAGTGGCTCAGAAGACGCAAATGATAATGAGATTACT CTAAACCTAGATCAGGATTCCTCTGAGTACAACTCTGACAGTggctcagaaaacacacatgatgGTGGGGAGATTCAT CAGAATGAGGATTCCTCTGACAACAGATCTGAAGATGCACATGAAGGTGATGACATTACA AGCCTGCACACCAACCCTGAATCTGATGAACTGCCACCAAATTTGAGCCAAACAACAGAGTCATCAGTCTTCAGTTATGAGGACAGTGTCGATTTTGGTGTGTTTGAACCACTGTGGCTGTCTTTTACTGACTCTGAATCCATTGCCAGTGGAGAAGAAGACAGCACTGACAAGTCAGTAACTGAAGAATCACATTTAGGAGCACCCATTAATGAAAGGTTTCCTCCAGTAAACGATGAGCCACTTTACACAGGCTCACAACTATCCAAAGCTCAGAGTTTTTTACTTATACTTTCATATGCTTTGAGACACTCACTTACTGGTGTGGCCCTGTCTGATCTTTTAGATTTGATTAATATCCATTGTCCAGAAAATGTTCTAACTTCAAAGTATCTGTTCTTAAAAGAGCTTAACCCAATACAAGGTCACCTAGAATGTCACATATACTGTCCCAATTGTGAGTATTACATTGGTGACCAAGTCACTGAAGGGAGCTGTTCTGTATGTAACTCTGCATGGGATAGAAACAGCTCACTGAAGAATGGAAATTTCTTCCTGTACTTACCCATCCATACACAACTGGAACATCTTCTTCAAAGAGAAGATATAGCATGTTGTCTTAAGTCAGGAAATGGTACATGTAATCCAGAAACTTATGATGACATATGTTGTGGTAAAATGTATCATAGTCTGAACAAAGCTGGTGGCCCACTAGATAGTCCTCATGCATTCTCCTTAACATTAAATTGTGATGGAGTTCCAGTATTCAAATCATCCCAGTATGGAATCTGGCCATTACAAGGGATGGTAAATGAACTTCCTTATCTTGTCCGCAAAGAGAATGTTTTACTATTTGGCCTATGGTTTGGTACTAAAAAGCCGAatgttaacacatttttaaaaccattCACTCAAGAGTGTCAGTCACTGTCAACTGTTGGCTTCaagttacacagaaacaactctgtGAATCATTGTAGAGTGATAGCAGCTGTTATAATGTGTGATTCAGTTGCCAGGCCCATTCTGCAAAACATGACCCAATTTAATGGTCATTACGGGTGCAGCCTTTGCTTACATCCTGGTGAACAAGTTCCAAAGGGAAATGGAACTGTTAGGGTTTATCCATACAAACATGTTCCAAAAAGGGATCATGCTTCAACCCTAACTGATGCAAGAGAAGCTGTGCGTACCGGACAATCCGTGAAAGGCATTAAAGGGCCTACATGTCTTGTCAACATCCCACACTTTGACATTATATCTGGAATGCCTCCTGACCATATGCATAATGTACATCTTGGAGTTGTTAGGCAAATGGCAAGCATGTGGCTGGATAGTGAACACCATGAGGAGCCATATTATATTGGTAATCGTATTCCTGAGCTCGACCACCAACTCTTGAGAATTAAACCACCTTGCAATATCACCCGAGTGCCCCGCTCTTTTCAGCAAAGGAAGTTCTGGAAAGCTAGTGAATGGCAGAACTGGTTACTTTTTTATAGCATCTTTGTGCTAAAGGGAATACTACCACATGCATTTTACCAGCACTGGTTAATCCTTGTCACCTTCATGTTCTTGCTTTGTAAAGACACTGTCACATCAGAGGGGttaaaaagatgtgaaaaacTAGTTGTTGAGTTTGTCAAACAGTTTGAAACACTGTATGGAAaggaaaatgtgtcatttaaCGTACATTTATGTCTTCATTTGCCAGACTCTGTGAGAAATTGGGGACCTTTGTGGGCACATTCAGGATATATTTTTGAGTCTTTTAATGGGGAAATACTGAAGATGTTTCATGGCACCCAATGTGTTCCATTACAAATAATGAAACAATTCACATACAGACAAGTGTTGCctcttctgaaaaaaaatgcactgacaAATGCTGTGCCTAGATGTATACAGCTGTACAACAACTTGACTGGTGAAAAAAAGCTGAAGCTTTTTGAAAGAGTAGCAGATCAAGTTGTTACACTTGGTTTACACTATGTACGAAAACTTACTAAAGAAGAAGTACTGGCTATGAGAGAGAAACTTTCAGTCACCACGGATACAGTAGTGAAAATATTCAGTAGAACTTTAGTCAAAGGAGAACTGTATTACTCGGAGCAGTTCACTAGAGTAATGAAAAGGAATagcttcactgttttgttgGATAATGGACACATAATCACTGTGTATTATTACATTGTGGTAGAAAGACTGgataacagaaaatgttttgctgttGGAAAACAGTATGACAAAtcacacagttttgtgtttttagacaATGTAGTTAGCTTGAAAAGAGTGTTACAGGGCAGGAAACAGGTTTTTGATGTGATGAAATTCAATAGGAAATGTATGTTAGTTGATCTGCCACAGTATGCCAACCTTTATGCATGTGTACCTCCACGTTTCAGTGTGGAGGACTGA